ATCAAAACACCCTCTGCAAAAGGGTCTAGTGTGCCGGAAAATCCTGCTTTTTTGACGCCGTATTTGCGTTTGATTTTCTTCAAGAAAAAATTTGACGAAATATTTTTCGGTTTATAAGCAACAAACAGTCTATTCATATTTTTTCTATAAAAGAGGCTAAAATATCTCTCTTGGTACCGCTAAAATTTATCTTGAGTTTAAATTCTCGCTGCACCTTGCTAATCTCAAAGACGCGACCGATACCAAAAATCTTGTGTTTGACCAAATCACCCTTTTTAAAAGAGGTCGTTTTCTCCAAGATTAAACTCCCTTTACAAACCCCTGATTCTTTCAAAAATCGGCTCTTCATGAGCTCTGCTCGGCGACCTTTATAAAATCTGCTATTTACAAAACTGAGCACCAACTCCCGCTTCGCTCGTGTAATCGCCACATAGCCAAGTCTGCGTTCTTCTTCGATATCACTACCATCTCCAATCAGCGGGAAAAATCCCTCTTCCAAACCGATGACAAAAAGATATTCAAATTCCAAACCTTTACTCGCATGCACGCTCATGATAGAAATATTTTCATTATCAATCTGGTCTTGGTCACTTTGCAATGCCAAATCATTGAGAAAATCTTCAGCGCCCATATCAGGATGTTGCTTGACGTAATCTCTAAAAAGACCATAAAATTCATCAATATTGGAAACCCGCTCAAGGGCATCGGGCATCATAGAGTAATATTCTCGTATCTTAATACAATTTTCTAATTCATAGATAAAATCATAAGTACTATCCGCACTGATTTCTTTGAGTTTTTGAATATTATGAATAAAATCCTCTAATGCGACAAAACTCTTCGCACTGGTGATTTTTTTGACTTCATCTTCATGCGTGACGATATACTCATACAGAGACATTTTGTGCTCATAAGCGAGTTTAAACAGTTTATCAATGGTCACCTTACCAAGCCCGCGCTTTGGCTTATTGATAACACGCTTAATCGAAAAATCATCATTAGCATTGGTAATCACTCTAAGATAGCTAATCAAATCTTTGATTTCTGTTCGCTCATAAAATTTGACACCACCGACCATGTTATAAGAGATACCCTCTTTATTAAGCCCCTCTTCCAAAGATCGACTCAAGGCATTGATACGATATAAAACGGCGATATTTTTAGGCTCAACACCGCCTTTAATCAACTTTTTAATGCGCGCGGCAATATTTTTAGACTCATAATTTTCATCAGGAGATTCGATAAATTCAATCTCTTTACCATCGCCATGAATGCTCTCAAGTTTCTTGCCAATACGCTCTCTGTTGTGCTCAATCAATTCATTGGCCGCTTTTAAGATTTGGTTGGTGGAGCGATAATTGACTTCTAATTTGGTGACTTTAACCGCATCAAAAGATTTATGAAATTCCAAAATGTTTTTAATATTAGCACCCCGCCAGCCATAGATACTCTGATCATCATCTCCCACGACACAGAGATTATTGTGCGCGGTACAGAGTTTTCGTAAAAGTTTGTATTGGAGTTCATTGGTATCTTGATACTCATCCACCATGATATATTGGTATCGTTCACTGATTTGATGAGCGAGTTCATCATCAAGATCTAATATCTTATAGGTGAGTGCCAATAAATCATCAAAATCGACTAAATTATTACTGGTGATGTAGTTTTCATATTGCTCATAGAGTTTGGCTATTTTTTTATAATTTTGTTGTTCTGCTTTATCAAAGGCTTCTTTGGGGGTGATGAGTGAATTTTTGTAGCGAGAGATTTCACTAGCGACTAAAGAGAGTGGCATGTCGGAGCCAAAACTCTTGAGAATACGCTTTTTATCATCGGTGTCAATCACGACAAAATTATTACTGCGTTCTAATTTATTGATATGAAATTTCAGAAACAAAAGTCCAAATTTGTGAAAAGTACACAACATCGGAGGGTAGCGCACTTGTCCTATCAAAGAGAGCGCGCGATCGCGCATCTCATTGGCGGCTTTATTCGTAAAGGTGAGGGTCAAAATATTTGCGGGGTCAATCCCTAAAGAAATCAGATAAGCAACTCGTGCTGTGATTGTCTTCGTCTTACCGCTGCCCGCTCCTGCGAGAATCAAAAGCGGTCCATCAATGTGTTCTGCTGCTGAGCGTTGCTCTTGGTTTAACTCTTTGAGTATGTCTTGCATTGTGTTCCAATTTGTTGTTATTTGTAAATATAATACACTAGGGCTGTTACACATCAACCCTTTATTATTATATTATATCCAAAAAAAAATAAAACCTACAAATAGCTATTGTATATACCATCAATTTTAGTTATAATTTAAAAATATAATAAATTGTAGTTATCATTAAGGAGAATATATGCTAAAAGATTTTACAAAACTCGAGACTTTTTTGACTGTAGTAAGAGAGAAAAGTTTCTCTAAAGCTTCAAAAAAATTAGGCATCAGTCAGCCTGCTGTTACGCAACAAATAAAATTATTGGAAGATTATATTGAAGACAAAATCGTGGATAGAAAAAAGAATGGTATCCGACTCACCAAAACGGGAGAAGAGTTGCACAAAATAGCCATCAAACTTGAAAAAGCCATCAATACCTCTGAAAAAGATATGATTAAGCTCATTGATAAAGATATCGCATTTATCATTGGAGCTTCTTTTATGATTGGAAATTACATTCTCCCGAACTTTTTCAACAAACTCCAAGAAGAAATCAAACGCGAAATCATGCTAAAA
This genomic window from Sulfurospirillum sp. 1612 contains:
- a CDS encoding ATP-dependent helicase, which produces MQDILKELNQEQRSAAEHIDGPLLILAGAGSGKTKTITARVAYLISLGIDPANILTLTFTNKAANEMRDRALSLIGQVRYPPMLCTFHKFGLLFLKFHINKLERSNNFVVIDTDDKKRILKSFGSDMPLSLVASEISRYKNSLITPKEAFDKAEQQNYKKIAKLYEQYENYITSNNLVDFDDLLALTYKILDLDDELAHQISERYQYIMVDEYQDTNELQYKLLRKLCTAHNNLCVVGDDDQSIYGWRGANIKNILEFHKSFDAVKVTKLEVNYRSTNQILKAANELIEHNRERIGKKLESIHGDGKEIEFIESPDENYESKNIAARIKKLIKGGVEPKNIAVLYRINALSRSLEEGLNKEGISYNMVGGVKFYERTEIKDLISYLRVITNANDDFSIKRVINKPKRGLGKVTIDKLFKLAYEHKMSLYEYIVTHEDEVKKITSAKSFVALEDFIHNIQKLKEISADSTYDFIYELENCIKIREYYSMMPDALERVSNIDEFYGLFRDYVKQHPDMGAEDFLNDLALQSDQDQIDNENISIMSVHASKGLEFEYLFVIGLEEGFFPLIGDGSDIEEERRLGYVAITRAKRELVLSFVNSRFYKGRRAELMKSRFLKESGVCKGSLILEKTTSFKKGDLVKHKIFGIGRVFEISKVQREFKLKINFSGTKRDILASFIEKI